The genome window GTTCTCAAGGCATTTTCTCCATCATTGGGCAGTTCTTCAACGAGTACAGGTCTGGTACTCCAGTGAAGCTTAAGCTGGTGGATGCCTACCTCACCTAcgtgctgctgactgggattatCCAGTTTGTCTATTGCCTCCTGGTGGGAACTTTTCCCTTTAACTCTTTCCTCTCTGGATTTATCTCCTGTGTAGGCTCCTTTATCCTGGCAGGTGAGCAAGCTATTCTCTAATACAGTATAGTGCTTGTAGCATGCTGTAGGAGACACCAAAGTTAGTTTCCTATTCCGTTTTATATTTAATGTGTGTGTCTTTATTGTGCAACAGGaataacctacatgtacgacGTATTGTGCTGTGTGACCACCCATTCATTGATTTTCCATGATTATTGTCAAATTTTTACTTGTTTCTTTCTCTGCAGTTTGCCTCCGTATTCAGAGCAACCCTGAGAACCTGAGCCACTTCAAGATATCGCCAGAGAGAGCGTTTGCTGATTTTATCTTTGCCAGTCTCGTCCTCCATTTGGTCGTCATCAATTTCATTGGTTGAACCAGGTCTACATAAACACATGATCTTTAGCGAATTTATTACAAAAAAATGTGAACTGAAAATATTAATTTGTGCATAATTCAATGCTACAAAAGTTTCACTTGTTCATGAATTATGATCAATCAATTATAGTTATTACCGTGCCTGGAGCTACATATAGTACGTAtacgtacagtatataccTGGGATGgaaatcattataattttgacgggggggggggcacagcATGCAGGCActgtacctagctagctatatagtgctCCACCCATAATAatatcaaaattaattaatttgcagtaggcataataattatcatcagcATGATAAGGATTCAACCATGCAGCCACAATACGTATAATTAATCCACAAAAAAAATTCCATAATATCTCTATTTTATAGTCAATGATAATTTTTGTTCCATGACTACGTTGGTCTCTTGTACACCTGTCTAGCACTACTGCCCTTCCAGGGGTCAGACGAAGGGGGCCACATCACTGAGCGCCCCCCAGCAGGGAGACCACGAGTAGTACGACTGTATGCTGCAGGGGGGGGGTTAAATACAGCAAATTATGAAATTGACCACTAGGTACaaactgtatacacacattgactatataattatgtgctgcAAAACATGTCAATAAGTTGCTTAATAAAAAGGTTGCCTGCTAACTCAGgttgaaacacatgctatggagactttggtcTGGCTGTATTACCGAGGGTAATGCTTGTatatagggtgaccacaatagacacaAGCATTCACAGCAAAGCTCTAAGCTACACAGAGAGTACTGACATGACCTTACGTACCTTGCAGGTTGGACCAGACTGAACCAGACCTCAGTGAGGACATCTGCTTCATGTGTGCAGAGGTCATGAAGTCTCCCCAGGAGGTCCTCATGGCtccaccccccacccccacctcTCTACGATAGTTCATCCCAGGTGGAACATGACTCACCCAGCGACTGTTACTATAGGGGAGCAGAAGAAATGATTACAATTTTAGCAAAGAAATACACCGTATATACCCCCTATAGGCCTATACCATATcgtataaaaaaaaaatgacCCGTAGAAGAACTgctatacactgcatgtatatgcggGGTTAGGGGGGGAGCCTAAATACGAATAACCCTCAGACATGACTGTACTGTATGATGTCACCAAGTCCTCACAACACCTGCTGCTTGCTCACCTGGTGACAATCCTGCCACTACTATCTCCCCCCATGTGAGGCATGTACATGCTGGGGGGCATATAGGGCACCTGGGGACCACCCAGACGCCCTCGCTCCAGCCCAAAGCCACGCCCACTACGAGACACATCAGCCTAGAAACACGAAGGATGTTTGCATACTTATGAAAATGTACAGTAATTTCGATAACACATGCCAGGTAAAATCTGTACATGTCTGTGCTGATAAGGGGCTTACCCGCATGAAGTCATCAACATGCATGGAGGGCGGGCGACTCGTGTTCTGCTTCCTGGAACGGAACAGGTTTGACCGGCCAGACTTGATACGCATCTCCATGGCTACAAAACACAACACCACATACATTATAGTCAACAATAGTGACGGACATTCAAAGCTACATCTTTAACAAAAAAACTAATCTGACCTTCCTTGAGCCTCTTCTGAGCCTCTGGTCCAGTGAAGGTGATCTTCTTGCGCTTGAGGGGTGGTGTTCGTGGAGGAGACGGGAGGAGGTGCTTCTTGAGCTCCTCCTCAAGGTTAAAGTTGGCACAGCTCTCACTGGCCAGCTGGGAGAGGTCCGTcgtcacctgtgtgtgtgtgtgtgtggggtggggtgggggttAGTACAAAAGCTACCTACATTCTTAAGGTCGTAAAAAGGCTATAAACATTCAAGGtttggtatacatgtatagcaagtGATCAAAGATGAGTAGTGCCTAGGTGATAATATCTCACCGCCTCAGGCTCCAGTTCACTCTCATCGTGTGGGGGACTAGCCAACCAGTAGTCCGGATCACTGCaatgggggagggggggtgtacatgtacgtactacaACTTGGTAGAAAATTGTAGAATCAATTATTAGGTACGTAAGGCAGTAGAGTTTAGTTGTCATAGAAATGaggtctacatgtataattatatatcaggCTTTTAAAAATGTTCGAAATACAACTTGAGGGGTGAGCTGGATATTATATAATTGAGCTGACAAACACGTACGCTGTGTGCTGGGCAGCTGACAGGACTACTGCACTGCGCTGCTCAAACTGTGCCTCCAACAGCTGCATGTCAGGGGAAGGCTCCGGCTCTAGGGGTGAGAGGTCAACAGGGCTAGGGTTCACAGGGTCAAACTGCTCGGAGAGGTCACTGATGATTGAGACAAACTCGTTGAGTAGCGATTCATCGTCTTTACAGTGCTCCTATAGaagcgcgcgtgtgtgtgtgtgtgtgtcgtgtgtgaggtggtggggttagggttagggggGAAGGTGAAGgttcatatacatgtaggtatattTTATAATCCAATATTCATACAGTGCAGTAATAAGGTCTAAGCAGAGGGAtagcccacactggtcggtgtgGTTGGTATTAATGTACTATAAAGAGGTTgagaccacacacacacacacacctgtagcTCTTCCTTGAGTTGGTTGAGGAGGTTGTCTCCGTTGCTCGTGATGAGTATGGTCTTGAGGAGTGGCTTGGGGAGCATCACCGTGACAACCTCCCGGCTCACCCCCTCTGACAAGGACTTAGCTACTAGTCCACTGATCTGACAAGAGAGGAGAGCATTCAGCAGATCCAGGAACAAGGACACACAGCCCAAACTGTCGGGAGGGGGCGGTGAGGACCCCCTGCAGAGTAAATATAGAAATCATAGatagtatatatagtgagGAGGCAGTGAGGACCCCCTGCAGGGTGGATCGAAGGATAGATTGAAAACAGGCAGCTAGGCCATAAGTTACACAAAAAGTGAATTGTTACAACATAAAGTTGAATCAGTTTCTTACGATTACCTAATGGTGGTTTGAATCCTCTCCAGCAGTCGAGTGAGGCCGCTGATATTAGCAGACAGGTTGCTGTAGGTAGAGGGAGAGATAAGcacacctcccccccccacacccacacacacacacctcacaccccacCACATACCACTGTTAGTACCTGTACACATGTTGCAGTCCCATGTTGTGCTGACACAGGCACAGGATGACCTTTAACCCCCCTAGAACAGTAGCCAGCGGTTGGTCAGGTGATGTCACATGACCAAACACAGCAGAGGTGATGGACTCCAACTGAGCGTGAGTGGGCAAGCAGTCAGCTGGATTACCCTAGAGGAACATGTGTGGATCAATGAGAAGTGACGGTGGTTGGATGAGGGTCGCTAAACTAATAATAATTTCAAGACACAATCTCACACATACCGTGCAGCATGATTGACACAAAAATCACAAAAATCACCAATCACAGTGATTGTCTCATTCGCCACTGAGCACTTCTATAAAGGGGGGTGCTCTGTTACATACCATTTGGATGGGTGGAGCATCCATTCCATCATCAGGGCTAGCAGGTACAAGGTACAGGTAGACATTGCACAGTGCATTCAGAATGGACTGTGGTGGAAGAAGCACCAACACTTGAATCATAGGCTACCATGTACTTTAATGCTACTATAATAGTTAACgggtacatgtagtaaatttgtaattaacgctaacacagtcagctttaccgtatcccttgtgcggctacgcctcaaggtataataattatcacatatGTAGATTAGTCTGCATGTACTCACCATGACACTGAG of Halichondria panicea chromosome 9, odHalPani1.1, whole genome shotgun sequence contains these proteins:
- the LOC135340864 gene encoding dolichyl-diphosphooligosaccharide--protein glycosyltransferase subunit dad1-like, with translation MSSQGIFSIIGQFFNEYRSGTPVKLKLVDAYLTYVLLTGIIQFVYCLLVGTFPFNSFLSGFISCVGSFILAVCLRIQSNPENLSHFKISPERAFADFIFASLVLHLVVINFIG